A genomic region of Rhipicephalus sanguineus isolate Rsan-2018 chromosome 1, BIME_Rsan_1.4, whole genome shotgun sequence contains the following coding sequences:
- the LOC119378883 gene encoding piggyBac transposable element-derived protein 3-like — protein sequence MSPFMLFSKFISPEYLGSMAELTARYALQKGEEVDVTGADIGQFFGLLLFSGYHSVPSEDSYWSTAENLFVPIVATVMAHNRFRQLKRFFHIVDNTQLKAGEKMGKIQPFYDEISKCFRQFGVFNESLSIDESMVPYYGHHSCKMFIRGKPIRFGYKIWMMCSTNGYPYAMEIYCGRNEKDDKTPLGIRAVSNMVSVLEAPEQHEVYFDNFFTSHGLLTKLADQGIRATGTVRDTRTGGCPLKSLKSIGKEERGSFHYKCDGAVYACRWNDNAVVTVSSNHLNHEPVGSAKRFSRRSKKNVDIPQPYLIKKYNEGMGGVDVMDRLLGSYRPRLRSQKWWWNLFSNGLNMAVVAGWLLHCELHRGSDAAMTHIAFRRDVTMSLLQLKPKLTVRPGPRVHPRHEDRKTDGHYMISTTQGRCAECKKNTTYQCQ from the coding sequence ATGAGCCCGTTTATGCTGTTCAGCAAATTTATTTCTCCGGAGTATCTTGGTTCAATGGCTGAACTGACTGCAAGATACGCACTCCAAAAGGGGGAGGAGGTGGACGTCACAGGAGCGGACATAGGTCAGTTTTTCGGCCTCTTACTTTTCAGCGGATACCACTCCGTTCCGTCTGAGGACTCGTATTGGAGCACTGCAGAAAATCTTTTTGTGCCTATAGTCGCGACAGTGATGGCCCACAATAGGTTCCGGCAGCTGAAAAGATTCTTCCATATTGTTGACAACACTCAGTTGAAAGCAGGCGAAAAGATGGGCAAGATTCAGCCGTTTTACGACGAAATCTCCAAATGTTTCCGCCAGTTTGGAGTGTTCAATGAAAGCCTCAGCATCGACGAGTCAATGGTGCCCTATTATGGCCACCACTCGTGCAAAATGTTCATTCGCGGTAAACCCATTCGATTTGGGTACAAAATATGGATGATGTGCTCTACGAATGGGTACCCCTATGCAATGGAAATATATTGTGGGAGGAACGAGAAGGACGACAAGACACCTCTCGGGATCAGGGCTGTCAGCAATATGGTATCGGTCCTGGAAGCGCCTGAACAGCACGAAGTCTACTTTGACAACTTCTTCACTTCGCACGGCCTCTTGACGAAACTGGCTGACCAGGGGATTCGAGCGACAGGGACTGTGCGAGATACAAGAACCGGTGGTTGTCCACTGAAGAGCTTGAAAAGCAtcggaaaggaagaaagaggatCTTTCCACTACAAGTGTGACGGGGCGGTCTACGCATGCAGGTGGAACGACAATGCAGTCGTCACAGTTTCTTCTAACCACCTCAACCACGAGCCTGTTGGAAGTGCGAAACGCTTCTCACGACGCTCGAAGAAAAACGTGGACATTCCTCAGCCATATTTGATCAAAAAATACAATGAGGGCATGGGAGGAGTAGATGTGATGGACCGCCTCCTGGGAAGCTATCGGCCGAGACTGAGGAGCCAAAAATGGTGGTGGAACCTTTTCAGCAATGGTTTGAACATGGCTGTCGTCGCAGGATGGCTCCTCCACTGCGAGCTTCACAGGGGTAGTGATGCCGCCATGACGCACATCGCCTTTCGGCGGGACGTCACCATGTCCTTGCTGCAGCTGAAGCCGAAACTCACTGTGAGACCTGGACCTCGGGTTCATCCGAGACATGAGGACAGAAAAACTGATGGTCACTACATGATCTCAACGACTCAGGGAAGGTGCGCGGAATGCAAGAAGAATACAACGTATCAGTGCCAGTAG